GCAGAAACACGGCCTTAAGTGAGAGTGACTTTGTGTGTTATGTCAACCACACAAATCTCAAGTTTGAAATGTCATGTcgtaaaaaagaaacaaaaaaaaaaccatgcacaTTAAATGGTAACCTGCTATGCAATTTCCCATTCATATAAATCAAACACAAGGTGAAAATCAACCACAAATACTGTAGCCACATCATCAAGATGTCAATTTTCCCTTTTTACATGTTCACTATAACGCATCGTATATTTTCACCAGTGGACCATTAAGCATGAGTGGGACGTGAATTGAAGGCGAAAGCACATCGTGATATTTGTCAGGGTTATTTTTCCACCTCATATTGTCGAGAGTGTGAGCTCCCTTCGTCGGGTTGCGGGAAAGTGTTTGGCAGCAAATATGCGCCGCGCGGTCCCGTGATTGAATTAAGTTTGAACTGTTTTACACATGTTCCCTTGTTTGAGGGGGGAAAGTTGCTGCAGAGCTGGCTGCTTAAGCCGTGGATTATCTGTCTGCGTCCTCGCTGCCTCTTTTAGCGACGACACGAGTTCACCCACTCGAGAGTCTATCGCACATCCGCAGAGCATCCCGAGAGAGAGCGGACCTCGGGGAAACCCGAGTAGGGGCGTTCGGGGAGGGGGTGTCAAAGAGTGCAGGGGCTGAGCGGTGGAGCCCATGGGCATGGCCCTCTCGCTCTCTGGCATCCACTTTGTTAGGAACACAACACTAATCCTCCTTGTGTCTTTATTGCCCTCTATGCAGCAGAGTGGGCTGGGCCCGGGCCCGATCGCACCGCTTGCGGGTCATACCATCAGCATTCCCGTTTGAAGATAGGCCACATCACCGAGCATTAAGGCTCCTAATAGAGACAAGCACTCATTGGAGTAAAATAGTATGGTGGGGGTAGATTATTGCATCAAGAAATGACTGTGAGGCAATTGGGCTTCGTGTTGCTACGCATACACGTAATCATTTATGCAACGTATTCATGTGCTGCCTTCATTTGTAATAGAGCCGCTGCGGCTGACACTCATTTGTCATGCGGCGGAATGGAATGAAGATTAAGAAAGTTAATGTGCCTTTTGTTAGTGTAGCTTGTATACGACCACTCAAAAGAAAATTTATTGGCCATTTGATGCCTCCAACTTGGTTTTCACAACTAAAGTTCTCATTGAGATCCACTGCATTTGGAAACACTTCTTCAAATGGTCACTGTGGTTAAACCATACCACCATACCCAACCATTTTCCGAGTGAACTGGAACCCATCGTAGCCTCATCTTATTCTATAGTTGActttggttgccagtcaattgcagtcCACATATAAACAACATTCTGGCTCGTGTTCACATCTATGTACTGTTTAGTCTTCTCTGAACCCAACCCAACATGCTGCCATTTTAAGGAACTAAGTATTCTACATgtgttttcttcttcctcccacattctaaaatatatgttTGTTATGTTGTTTGAAGTCTCAAAATTGTGTACAGCTCTCAGATGAGTGTGGGTGGCTGTTTGACTTTACAGGGGGTCAACAATATAAGATCCAGTTCCATTCCTATGACACCAGTTaaaccaaatgtatttttttcaaatccatctTTCAACATCTGgctgaaaatgaaatgacccacagatttgattttgaaagattacACCGAAAGTGCACATGTACAAATTTAGCACCGTCCCTACATACTACAAAGATGTTAGTCTCTCATTCAAGTTGCAACCCTTCAGTATAATCCCTTTAGCACCAACTTCTACATTCCTGTTGGCCAGGAATTTgagacccatccatccattttcttttgccgtttatcctAAAAAGGGtcatgaggagtgctggagcggaggctgggtacaccctgaagtggttgccagccattcacatagcacatagaaacaaactgtcaaactcacaatcacacctaggggcaatttagagtgtccaattaatgttgcatgtttttgggatgtgggaggaaaccagagtccccggagaaaactcacgcaggcacggggagaacatgacaaCTCCACAaacgcggggccgggatcgaacccgggtcctcagaactgtgaggccaacactttaccagctaatccgcCGCATTTGAGATCAACTTGTTCTATTTTAGAGCAAACAGCTGAGGAAAAGTTTCACAGGACAAAGTACAAATGGCGACTAGCAGACTGCGAATCGGTCCCGGGTCACTGTAGTATTAAAACAATATAACACTCCACGTGACTACTGGCGATTATGGCAATGAAACActggacaaaaatgtcaaaaagtggTGATGATGACCATTCTGATTTTGGGGAAGACATTTCGTGGAAGACTTGGGTCCAAACAGACTGTATTTAAAGGCACTCAATTGGCGCCATCATGTGTCTGCCCAGCTCTGAACCCAGGTGCACAAGCGTCCATGTCACCTTTTCACAACCACCCAGCAGCCGCTTCACAAGGCAGTCAACCCAGCTGTCACCTGGGCGCTTGGCAACAGAAGGTATTAGCGTCAAAATGCACCCATGATGACATGCTTGTCACTCATTGCAGGGTTTTATGTGTGAAACTGACGACCGAAGACCGAGCCTGTGCACAGATGTGGAAATTCTCTTTTATGTAACAATGTAACAAAATGGACTGAGCGGAGTAAAAATGAGTACATAgtggtaccaaaaaaaaaaaacaacaacagcatgaAAATGTGACTGAAATTTTGCAATACCAATTCTGTCATTTTCCACTTCATACAACTGTTTACAGGCATGGCCtattccatccgtccatttctaTGGCGCTTGTCCTCACTTGCGAGTTGGGATGGACCCAAATCCGACTGACTTTGGTTGAGAGAATGGGTACAccctgccagccaattgcagggcacagacaaATATTGTCATCACGGATGTTGTAGAGGTACAGTTGCCAGGCAGCGTcggttcaattcccgctcagtgacgggatttaaatgtgccctgcgactgactggcatcCAGTCAATTACATTCGTCCAGTGAGCTCAATCCTCCATCTTCCATTTCACTTATTCTATTGAGGGTTGGTGGGAGCTGATCCTAccccggctgactttgggcgaaaagCAAACTACAACCTGACTCGGTTGCCCATCAATCAAAGTGCCCAATTACAATCATTCCCACCGGCGTTCACACTGTCACTTTGAGTGAGAACTGAACCTACAGTGAATGTATAATGTGGTCAAATCTCAGCTTTttgagatataaaaaaaaattataccagGATAAATCCCTTTAAAACGGTTTTTACTGAATTAATAAGACCTATACTGTGTATACCTCagttgggggagaaaaaaaaatatatatatatggaaacACAGACGAGAATATCTGAACTATGAGTGTTAGTCAGACGCACTTTAAATCGTGGCTGGggtgtgctgactcccatttaacttGAGTTTAAATGTGACTGGGAAATTCTGAACACAGGCACGTCCTCAGTTATAAAACTGTGTTATCGTGTAAACAACCACAATGCATCAACTTCcccgcttgattttttttttcaaataaattccaCAGGTTATATAAGTTACACTGATGGAGAAAGACTTTTTAACGTGATTTATCtcgttccaatttttttttttatatcacaaaaaacctggcaggcggcacggtggcgcagctggtaaagcgtttgcctcacagttctgaggtcccgggttcaatcccagccctccctctgtggagtttgtatgttctccccttgcctgcttgggttttctccggccacttcggtttcctcccacatcgcaaaaacatgcaacataaattggacactttaatttgcccttaggtgtgactgtcagtgccctacaattggctggcaaccagttcaggctgtaacccgcctcttgcccgttgacagctgggatggactccagcactcctcgtgacccttgtgaggataagcagcgaagaaaatggatggatggatgaaaaacctggcatttgaatagGGGTGTTTGGACTTTTTATATTCACCCTACGTTCGATGCACTGAAGTCACCATACTGTGTCTAAAATGAGGccttttaataaaacaaaatatgtatgtttttatattttaccataatccaaaaatattttaatgctgttgtattttttttttttacatcgaaTGTTGCAAAATTCTTGGAGAAGAAGCTCACGGAAATAGCACactgagaaaaataataattcaaaaaaaatcctaaaattgTAATCACCTCCTGTTTTGCAGCAGTATGTTATGTATCTTGAGTGAGCAGAGTGTGCGCTCGTAAGCCATATCCACATGAGCAGTTTATTTCCATGTTTACACCGTCTCAAATTCTTCGTAATAGTAACAGGATTACTTTGCAACAAAATGGCAATTTGTGGAATTCCCTCATTTCCGCAGGAGgattttcttccttcctccatCCCTGTCTTgttaaaaagtatatatatattttttttgcattctggaACCCTCCAAACTAGGTTTGATTCTGGAAAGCCCTCAAAATTTTTCCCCTCCAACAGAACCAGATAGAGCAAGAGTGGAATGAGGGAGAAGGAAGAACATCGCAATGGGTCGATAATAGGGATCCAAGATTGAACACATACATTTTCAGTACTCACATTTAACAGTACATTGAGGATTTGCCTTCTTTGGGATGTAATGAGATATGAAGAATAACAGGATCATCAGCTTTGCGATTGACAGGCTGTTTGTTCAGTGGGGTGTCCTGCCTCACTTTCACTGTCAGGTGGGATAGCTTCCAACGCCCTACACGGAATATTCTGGGTTATTTTGATCAGACTTAACCACGCTTAAGGACACTCATATGGACTATTTTCCCTTTCTTTCAATCAAAACCAGCAAAGGGGCTGATTGTTGGATTTCTGAATGATTACACTAAGTATTCCTCAAGTGTAGTGTCTGTATTTCAAttgtaaatgttaaacctgttcaatatttacgatGACATTCTTATTTGTTGTTAACCACACAGTGCAGTCAACATCCATTTTGGCCAATCTATTGGCACCATGACTGTGACATGCAATGAAACATTGTCCAGTTTGGAGACACAAGTAAATAATGCAAAACAAAGATGGAACCTGGAGCGTTAGTTCCAGATAAAAGCTTGCGCTGTGCAAGTACGTTAATCAAACAAACCTCACTCCTTGGAATCTTAAAAGGAGGCTGCTGCCCGCTCAACTGGTGGCGCTGGGTTTTTGTACTGACTAGTACTCTCAACCCACAAGCTCAGTGGGGGACATACACGTATATATacaccgcaatttccggcctataagtcacgatgtttttccacatgctttcaaccctgcggtttatgcggtgatgcagctaatttgtgtattttttctaacagccacaacggggcacttgagcagaaaaggtaagagtgccaaggaagtgacatttaccggtccagccctgttagcgctgcgctagcgtgttactgccatatctcagtgatttttactggtatgaccggccctgttagcgcggcgctagtgttagcgttaaactgtttGTGTCCcgactttctttttaaatatctcgtgtttcaatgtgggcacttgtggcttttacacagctgcggggtatgtatgtaccaaatgatatttccttgggctgataaccaggtgtgctctgtaggccgggaattatgatattttatatatatatatatatatacatacatacatatatatatatatatatatatatatatatatatatatatatatatatttacacacacacacacagtgctcACCTGAGAGCAGGCAAATCTGTGCCTTTTTACCAGATCTAAATGATTATGTAGATGCCCGAACAGCTTTATATGAAGGCTGCATCTGCACATCACATCATTTAAGCACAAGTTAactcaaatgaaagcaaaaaatatcctGACGACGTCGTCAACTGAATGAAAAGGTGTGCAGACCCCAAAGCATCTGTGATGCACTGTGATTGGTCAATTTATGGATTTAaatgatatttatttcattgtcaCAGGCCACTTTGAAACATTTCCTCAGTGTAATCCTGCACTTTATCGCTACGCGCTGGACGGAATTAGCAAATGCACACGGGCGAATTAATGTATGGAAATGAGCTGGAGCGGCGTTGTGGGGACTGTTTCGCGTTGATCCCAAGATGCATATGTTGCTAATCACCGCTACTTCTTGGATTCTCTCGCAGGCACGCAATAAATAACCTGCTGCCAACATTCTGCCTTTTGTCTAATTAGCTCTCTCGTTTTTGTGACATAAATATAAACCAAGGTCTCATTTCAGAATACACATTAACTTGGATGGGAGATTGGGATTTAGCCTTTCATATATTTTGTGACCTTTTTGAAGTTTGTGCTGGAGAAGTTTCCCGTCCTCCTGTAGgcccaatttaaaaaacaaaacaaacaaaaaaaaacattcattttctgttgtgCTTGCCCACATTCTGGTCAAAGGTGAGGTTGAGTCTACCCCAGCTGGGGAAAACCCAAGACTAGTTGTCAGTCAGTAGctgggcacatacagacgaacaatcATCCATTGATTGAGCTTGTCCTTACTGGAAATCCCTGAAGTGGTTGGGTGAaaagaggtggagtacaccctgaacatgtTGCTGGTTTCACCTATAGACATCTTAGTCTTCAGTGAGCCAAACATGCATTGGTTTTGAATATGGGAGGAAGcacgtggagaaaacccacacatgagCAAACAGGGCACCATAAGAAAGTCTCCTCTCTCTGCAGttcttctctctctacacaaacgactgcacgtCAAAGCACCTAGtagtcaaactcctgaagtttccAGATGACACCACAGAGTGTAGTGATGATCGTGGACTTCCGGAAGCGTCCTTCGCCCCCGCTGCTGATCACCAGTCCAATTGCCCgtgtcaaccgttgagaccttcaagttcctagAAATTACAGACTCTCTGGACCTaaagtgggagaccaacatcaactccgTCGTCAAAAAGGATCAAGGATCTGGAAATTACACCCAAAGATGATCCAGATTGATGGAGCCTCACAATTCTCTCTCTGATTTAAtggccaatttcttttgattttcccatggtttcaaacaaggaagcagagtgtttgggGTGTGGGTTTAAATATATCCCCGGGTGTGCCGTCTATTGCCTCACATTGTCAGTTAACATATCAGGaacttccaaagccatgacctcatcatctgggctttgCCACGTTCTATAAAGACTCactttttgtgtatttaaaattttggcatagagaaaaataatataaaattcttcATTCTTTGTTctagcatttaacaaaatgattttaattttggtgatcctgactaacctgaaacaggagaggtttagtctgatttgagttcagacagtgagacaaaaaatgaaaagtgtgtttttgcacagtgtatgcaaacgtctggcttcaactgtacatgCTATCTGTCAATGGAAACTAAAACCAGCAGAAATTTCAACAGCTTATTTGCTCTTGCCATTAAATTGTTGGAATCTGAgtgttttaatgattttatgTCTTAAAAGCAGTAACACTAGACCGGCTCCAAgaaccggagacaaattcctggtGTTTGTTTACATAGCCTGGAAATAGAGGATTCTGATTCTAAatctgtcactgatggtgttgtaaAAGAcaggcctgactttggtgcaggcatcCTGCgattgattcccactcagttATTGTGCCGATATGTGCACTGCAGctgactgatgaccagttcttggtgtagtctgcctttcagccaatgttagctgagataggctatGTCACTTCTGCAagccttgttaggataagtggcttggaaaatggaaaaaatggatcCTGACCGAGATGAGAGGCAAGAACTTGAATGAAAAGAAGAtcaatcttttttgttgttattattattattatttgcccCTTTGTACATCAAACAATTTACGTTTTACATCTAAACATTTTGGTAGTAGTCACTGTTACCATAAATGCACGGAAGACATCTAAAAGCTTCTTATAAGGCCTCCTCGTGAATCATTGGGGAATGCCGCCACTTATTGGAAAAAGTGTGTACCACAAGTCAGTGTGACCCAAAATAATCACTCCGCGGTAGCGTCTCCTGGCATATTcatgactttttattttcactaaTCAACCGTGATTTTTACAGCCATATTTTACCAAGCAAATGCTATTTTAATACCAAATTAACGCAACTTCCGTGTCCCAACGAAGGTAAAAATTCACAGTGAGAAGTTAAAAATTACTCGTGGACAAAATGTTACGATAATTTTGTGTGCAACTACAACTAGATCCACCCGGGTACAAGTTGATTTTATTACaagggaaataaaaacaaaaacgatcACGTTATCACGTTGCCATCGCCAGAGAGCGGTAGAGTGCCATCGACTAGCAAGTCAGTCCAGAGCTAACTGAGCACTGGTTGAACTGCTTTCTTTGCTTCTTTTTGCACCTGACGAGCTGCTCACTCAGTCATGGCCGCAAAGAGAGCCTTGGTTATCCTGTCGAAGGGTGCAGAGGAGATGGAGACTGTTATCCCCGTGGACATCATGCGAAGAGCTGGGGTTTGAGACGTTGTCCTTACGctaactttgattttttttttgtagtggttAGCAAGCTAACACTCTTGTGGACGTTTTCCCAATTATGCTGTCGCTTAATTTGTCATATCTGCGCAACTAAAGCacgttttgaaatttttgtcgtCTGTAGCTCTGTGTACACACAGATGTTTTTTAGATGCCACAGTTTACAGTGCCGAGCGCTTTTTATGATCGCACGCTACGTCGGTCAAGCTAAAATGTCAAAGTTGAACGCCACCGGAGCCATTTTAggactgtcaaaataaaaacttcagATACCATCCATGTACTATGATAATGCGACTAAACTTTCATGTCACGTTTTGTAACAATGTCGCAGAGTGAAAGTATTCCACGTACGGTAACATGTTGTACATTTAATGTCGTGAAGTGGGTGAATGCTCAATACTGTTACAGTAATGCCATGAAGCCAGGGTGGTACCATTTGGTGACGTCTGCACAATATCATTGCAGATTGCAGTGACGGTGGCAGGGCTGACTGGTAAAGAACCAGTACAGTGCAGCAGAAATGTTCTGATTTGTCCGGATGCAAGCTTGGAGGATGCCAGAAAACAGGTTGGATCGAGCTTTTTTGCTTCAAGGTAAACAGTGTGGTGACCTTGAAACCTAGTGAACCTTTGATTTCTATCACAGGGCCCCTATGATGTGGTGCTTCTTCCTGGGGGAATGCCAGGGGCACAGAACCTGGCAGAGGTGAGAAATCTGCTGAGCATATTTATAATCATTGACTTGGGCAAAATTTGGAGAGCAGCTTTTCTGGATCAACGTTTGAAATCCAAACCAGCAACTGatgtaaatgatttaaaaaaaaatagtgatgcCGTACCATTACACTTGTCCTTAAATGTACAGCTTAGGCAAACTAATCGCAAACTTCACTTCATGCTTGCTGTGGATGAACAGCTAAACCCAACCAGTGATAAACATCCAAGGGAAAGAGAATATGTACCTCAAATGCAGATGGAAAAACTCAATTTATGAATTATACctaacaccaccaccaccaccaccaatatTTAACCAGATGGCACCAAGTAGTCATTTTATTGCTGTTGCCTGAgcataaaataatgcaaatagcAGATGATTctcccaaaatacacacaaataagCACGTTTGTGAATGCTGAATTCACTGTACAACATGTTCTGCCCGTGACTCACTGTGCATCTGCTTCCTGCACGCTCTCACGTGTTCTCTATCGCTTTCTCTTGCAGTCTTCTGCTGTGAGTGAGGTGCTGAAGGACCAAGATGGCAGGAAAGGCCTTATTGCGGCCATCTGTGCAggtgcagtgaaaaaaaataaaagtttctcTCAAACTAGCAGATTCTAGATGAGACTGAAATAAAAGCAGCATGCTAATTTTTGCGTAAATCCTGACAGTTTGTTGCAGTATTTAAAATCCTTACAAAATTGTCTTCTTTAGTTATCATATTAGCTGACGGATCAACTCAAATCAAGCCGTCTACAATTATTGGCtatattcattttattataaGACAATTTAAGTTGTGTATCGTGAACTGGATGACAGGCTTTAAACATAATATCTGGGTTTTGCATATTGCCAGCTGTTTTAGAGCATTCTAACTGATCGTTTCGGACTCGCGCAATATGACAATATTGTACAGAGTGGGAGGAAATTGTATTTTGTAGTAAAAGTTAGTCTTATTTTCAATCATATCACAGGAATTAACAATTAATCTACTTAAACCAGTGGTccccagctgtttttttttttttgtgggcacAGCAGGAGGGTGGGCACACCGTACCGATCAACTTCCGATTAGTTTTGTTAACAAGTCTATCAAATTagaatgtatatataaaaagtgTATAAATTGAGCTTCTATATGGTGAAGAAATGGTATACTGCCTCAGCTGTCAGACACTGTTTATATGTCCGCAAAAAACAAGCCCCATGAAACTTTTTACTGCGCACCAAATACGTGGCTGCTTTCCTGATGCGATGCACACGCTGTTATGGGCTGCAGGTGATGACCGCAGTTCCCGGTCATTGCGCTCTGGGCTCagggatatttttttcccctcttttcacCTTGGTTGAAATTGAGTGAGTTGTTGCCAAAATCCTTTTTGAGGGAGGGGAGTAAACATTCACGGATTTTTGATCTTCGAAGCTGGGCTTTGTCTTTGTCACCCATGGACTGCGAGATTCAACTTACAATGTCTTGGCGTCATCCAAATACACCTATTGGTTCTGTTACGTTGGTCCGAACAGCACAAATAGACATTAAAAAACTTACTGTAAATGTAAATCTACAGCAGAGGCGTAGACAAATATGTTCTGGATAAAGTACATTAGAGGTTTGACTGTCAATTGTTCAGAcgggatttttttccatttatagatggaattccatctttttaaattgcatagattaatccattcatgggcagggtggcaattttttgccttattgagataaaagtctcctaacaggccacaatcaaggaaataacacttcttttttgtttatgttaagttatatgataatttTACTAATtaataatctcgtcccaaaaatgcgACGCTGcctgcgagagggtacttgggttttcttagataccaaattatggcttcagattataacacttaaatattttgatatactgaaggatatagtgggtgaaa
This portion of the Syngnathoides biaculeatus isolate LvHL_M chromosome 10, ASM1980259v1, whole genome shotgun sequence genome encodes:
- the park7 gene encoding Parkinson disease protein 7 homolog, which produces MAAKRALVILSKGAEEMETVIPVDIMRRAGIAVTVAGLTGKEPVQCSRNVLICPDASLEDARKQGPYDVVLLPGGMPGAQNLAESSAVSEVLKDQDGRKGLIAAICAGPTALLAHGIGYGSTVTTHPAMKDKMMAGDHYKYSEARVQKDGHYITSRGPGTSFEFALTIVEVLLGAEVAAQVKAPLVMKE